Proteins co-encoded in one Streptomyces roseochromogenus subsp. oscitans DS 12.976 genomic window:
- a CDS encoding aspartate kinase: MGLVVQKYGGSSVADAEGIKRVAKRIVEAKKNGNQVVVVVSAMGDTTDELIDLAEQVSPMPAGREFDMLLTAGERISMALLAMAIKNLGHEAQSFTGSQAGVITDSVHNKARIIDVTPGRIRDSLDKGNIAIVAGFQGVSQDKKDITTLGRGGSDTTAVALAAALDAEVCEIYTDVDGVFTADPRVVKKAKKIDWISFEDMLELAASGSKVLLHRCVEYARRYNIPIHVRSSFSGLQGTWVSSEPIGDKKVEQAIISGVAHDTSEAKITVVGVPDKPGEAAAIFRTIADAEINIDMVVQNVSAASTGLTDISFTLPKTEGRKAIDALEKNRPGIGFDSLRYDDQIGKISLVGAGMKTNPGVTASFFEALSDAGVNIELISTSEIRISVVTRKDDVPEAVRAVHTAFGLDSDTDEAVVYGGTGR; encoded by the coding sequence GTGGGCCTTGTCGTGCAGAAGTACGGAGGCTCCTCCGTAGCCGATGCCGAAGGCATCAAGCGCGTCGCCAAGCGGATCGTGGAAGCGAAGAAGAACGGCAACCAGGTTGTCGTCGTCGTTTCCGCGATGGGCGACACGACGGACGAGCTGATCGATCTCGCCGAGCAGGTTTCTCCGATGCCTGCCGGGCGCGAATTCGACATGCTGCTGACCGCCGGAGAGCGGATCTCCATGGCCCTGCTGGCGATGGCGATCAAAAACCTGGGCCACGAGGCCCAGTCCTTCACCGGCAGCCAGGCAGGTGTCATCACCGACTCGGTCCACAACAAAGCCCGGATCATCGACGTCACGCCCGGCCGGATCCGGGACTCGCTCGACAAGGGCAACATCGCGATCGTCGCCGGTTTCCAGGGCGTCAGCCAGGACAAGAAGGACATCACCACGCTGGGCCGTGGCGGTTCCGACACCACGGCCGTGGCGCTCGCCGCCGCGCTCGACGCCGAGGTCTGCGAGATCTACACCGACGTCGACGGCGTGTTCACCGCCGACCCGCGCGTGGTGAAGAAGGCGAAGAAGATCGACTGGATCTCCTTCGAGGACATGCTGGAGCTCGCGGCCTCCGGCTCCAAGGTGCTGCTCCACCGCTGTGTGGAGTACGCCCGCCGCTACAACATCCCGATCCACGTCCGGTCCAGCTTCAGCGGGCTGCAGGGCACGTGGGTCAGCAGTGAGCCGATTGGGGACAAGAAGGTGGAGCAGGCCATCATCTCCGGTGTCGCGCACGACACCTCCGAGGCCAAGATCACGGTCGTCGGTGTGCCGGACAAGCCGGGTGAGGCTGCCGCGATCTTCCGGACCATCGCCGATGCCGAGATCAACATCGACATGGTCGTGCAGAACGTGTCCGCCGCCTCCACCGGTCTGACGGACATCTCCTTCACGCTGCCGAAGACCGAGGGCCGCAAGGCCATCGACGCGCTGGAGAAGAACCGGCCGGGGATCGGTTTCGACTCCCTCCGGTACGACGACCAGATCGGCAAGATCTCGCTCGTCGGCGCCGGCATGAAGACCAACCCCGGTGTCACCGCGTCCTTCTTCGAGGCGCTGTCCGACGCGGGCGTGAACATCGAGCTGATCTCGACCTCCGAGATCCGTATCTCGGTCG
- a CDS encoding DUF5063 domain-containing protein, whose amino-acid sequence MSDATLHATAQNPDDFVVQIADQVESFLVAVTEVARGDEPGSTVPFLLLEVSQLLLAGGRLGAHEDIVPDERYEPDLGPEPDVDELRENLARLLEPVDVYSEVFDPYEPRKAPVPARISDDLADVITDLRHGMAHYRAGRTTEALWWWQFSYFSNWGPTASSVLRALQSVLIHVRLNQPLEELDGLDTDQATMGDETLEFEAGRVMAEEIGGPLGIRPGK is encoded by the coding sequence ATGTCTGACGCCACACTGCACGCGACAGCTCAGAACCCGGACGACTTCGTGGTCCAGATCGCGGACCAGGTCGAGAGCTTCCTGGTGGCCGTCACGGAGGTGGCGAGGGGCGACGAGCCCGGCTCGACCGTGCCCTTCCTCCTCCTGGAGGTCTCCCAGCTGCTGCTGGCCGGCGGCCGCCTCGGCGCGCACGAGGACATCGTCCCCGACGAGCGCTACGAGCCCGACCTGGGCCCCGAGCCGGACGTGGACGAACTGCGCGAGAACCTGGCCCGGCTCCTCGAACCGGTCGACGTCTACTCCGAGGTCTTCGACCCGTACGAGCCCCGCAAGGCCCCGGTCCCGGCCCGTATCTCCGACGACCTGGCCGACGTCATCACCGACCTGCGCCACGGCATGGCCCACTACCGCGCCGGCCGCACCACGGAGGCCCTGTGGTGGTGGCAGTTCTCCTACTTCTCCAACTGGGGCCCGACGGCGTCCTCCGTGCTGCGCGCCCTGCAGTCGGTCCTCATCCACGTCCGCCTCAACCAGCCCCTGGAAGAGCTCGACGGCCTCGACACCGACCAGGCCACCATGGGCGACGAGACCCTGGAGTTCGAGGCGGGCCGCGTCATGGCGGAGGAGATCGGCGGACCGCTGGGGATCCGGCCGGGGAAGTGA